A stretch of Fundicoccus culcitae DNA encodes these proteins:
- a CDS encoding Abi family protein, which produces MDSDRRPKLEYNILIQEKIKDKGITTYKHTDNQIKEILVTHNYFYRLTSYRKNFDKNQHNKYINLDFEALVDMASIDVRLREYLLSMTLDVEHYTKTLLMDLITNDPEEDGYTILEDFKNFRLENVAYYNNSISRFKRNLYLKDMYDKRSADIPIWVFLEIVDFGTLIKFVNFYHHRKTVTSIQQLDRTLKFIKNIRNCCAHNNIYFINIYSEKLKMRKNPTSEITTFSRSIGINLRNVKYYKINDLVALFYLHNRLATQKLKKRRFQDGQQLVERMKINTHLYKSCDSYNKFLPTLSKLIDFLNND; this is translated from the coding sequence ATGGATTCAGATAGACGGCCAAAGTTAGAATATAATATACTTATTCAAGAAAAAATCAAAGATAAAGGCATCACAACATACAAACACACTGATAATCAAATTAAGGAAATCCTAGTAACTCATAATTATTTTTACAGATTGACGAGTTATCGAAAAAATTTTGATAAAAATCAACATAACAAATATATAAACCTTGATTTTGAGGCTTTAGTGGATATGGCTTCTATAGATGTTCGTCTTAGAGAATATCTGTTAAGTATGACTTTAGATGTTGAACACTATACAAAAACTTTACTAATGGATTTAATTACAAATGATCCTGAAGAAGATGGCTATACAATTTTAGAAGATTTTAAGAATTTTCGTTTAGAGAATGTTGCCTATTACAACAACTCTATTAGTCGCTTCAAACGTAATTTATATCTAAAAGATATGTATGATAAACGTTCTGCAGATATCCCTATTTGGGTATTTCTTGAGATTGTTGATTTTGGAACATTGATTAAATTTGTTAACTTCTACCACCACCGGAAAACAGTAACTAGCATTCAGCAATTAGACAGAACATTAAAGTTTATAAAAAACATTCGAAATTGTTGTGCACATAACAATATTTACTTCATTAATATATACTCTGAAAAGCTTAAAATGAGAAAAAACCCTACATCTGAAATAACAACTTTTTCAAGAAGTATAGGAATTAACTTAAGAAATGTAAAATATTACAAGATTAATGATTTAGTTGCTTTGTTCTATCTTCATAATAGACTTGCTACTCAAAAACTTAAAAAAAGACGTTTTCAAGATGGTCAGCAATTAGTAGAAAGAATGAAGATAAATACGCATTTATACAAAAGTTGTGATTCATATAATAAATTTTTACCTACTTTATCTAAACTAATTGACTTTCTCAATAACGATTAA
- a CDS encoding carbohydrate ABC transporter permease — MKKQSKTSLILISLLTLILLAISLFPFYYMVVQSFMPWNAVDKQLFSTEFTLRSYEHLLNQGGGSNRSMWVRALANSLLVSTPTAIISVFCGLWVGYSVTKLKKFKGKKLILNTLLFQMFFPTIILLVPRYMIARPLANTYSGMIIPLSISIWANYMYINYFKTIPDALIESAEIEGASHFKIIRTIALPIAKSVTTIVFLSIFMQRWGELMWDMLIAPSIDMQTLNVLISTQFKPMGAFPGPMYAASVILTLPIIILFLAFSKYFKEGISFMLK, encoded by the coding sequence ATGAAAAAACAAAGTAAAACGTCATTAATTTTGATATCTTTGCTTACTTTAATTTTATTGGCAATTTCGTTATTCCCATTTTATTATATGGTGGTGCAATCATTTATGCCATGGAATGCTGTAGATAAGCAATTGTTTTCTACAGAATTTACCTTAAGAAGTTATGAGCACTTGTTAAATCAGGGTGGAGGTTCCAATCGTTCTATGTGGGTAAGAGCTTTGGCCAACTCATTATTAGTTTCAACCCCTACGGCAATCATTTCTGTATTTTGTGGGTTATGGGTAGGTTACTCAGTAACAAAGTTGAAAAAATTCAAAGGGAAAAAGTTAATTTTAAATACTTTGCTTTTTCAAATGTTCTTTCCTACTATTATTTTACTTGTTCCAAGATATATGATTGCTCGACCATTAGCCAATACCTATTCTGGGATGATTATTCCGTTATCAATCTCAATTTGGGCAAATTATATGTACATCAATTATTTTAAAACTATTCCAGATGCTTTAATTGAATCTGCTGAAATTGAAGGAGCGAGTCATTTTAAAATTATCAGAACAATCGCACTTCCAATTGCAAAATCAGTTACAACCATAGTATTTCTATCAATATTTATGCAAAGGTGGGGAGAATTAATGTGGGATATGTTAATTGCTCCATCTATTGATATGCAAACATTGAATGTGTTAATTTCAACTCAATTTAAACCAATGGGTGCTTTTCCTGGTCCAATGTATGCAGCTTCTGTTATTTTAACTTTACCGATTATCATTTTGTTCTTAGCATTTTCTAAGTACTTTAAAGAAGGTATTAGTTTTATGTTGAAATGA
- a CDS encoding carbohydrate ABC transporter permease, whose product MTQRKEDNRQNIIGWILNSPYLIHSIIFFLLPLNWAIFLSFMDWNLMSSDRTFVGLDNFIDLFNDNRVKAAFINSYKYLLPIVTLCFAFGLLIAVLVSKLPNKIKGIVAVLFFIPYLTSGVATSVVVKYFFNYNSIFNEFLRDTFGLNINWLTDQKYAFWVMVGIVVWKMSGYYALFILSGLENIDGDINEAAALDGSTGFHKLFHITLPMLMPTLTTVLVLATGLAFGIFTEPFLLTGGGPNLSTTTWQLEIYNASFTRFDSGYGAAMAIASAVQVFITLRIINYFTDRLNKRFGY is encoded by the coding sequence ATGACTCAAAGAAAAGAGGACAATAGACAAAATATAATTGGATGGATATTGAACAGTCCATATCTAATACATTCAATAATTTTCTTCTTGTTACCATTGAATTGGGCAATATTTTTGTCTTTTATGGATTGGAACTTAATGTCTTCAGATAGAACGTTTGTAGGATTAGATAATTTTATCGATTTATTTAACGATAATAGAGTAAAAGCTGCATTTATAAATTCTTATAAATATTTGCTTCCAATAGTAACGCTTTGTTTTGCTTTTGGTTTATTGATTGCGGTATTAGTCAGTAAATTACCAAATAAAATAAAAGGGATTGTAGCGGTACTATTTTTTATTCCATATTTGACTTCAGGAGTTGCTACTTCAGTAGTTGTTAAATACTTCTTTAACTATAATTCTATTTTCAATGAATTTTTAAGAGACACTTTTGGATTGAATATCAATTGGTTAACCGATCAAAAGTATGCCTTTTGGGTAATGGTTGGAATTGTTGTATGGAAAATGTCAGGATATTATGCTCTATTTATCTTATCGGGACTTGAAAATATTGATGGAGATATTAATGAAGCAGCTGCGTTAGATGGTTCAACTGGTTTTCATAAATTATTCCACATAACCCTTCCAATGTTAATGCCGACTTTAACAACTGTGTTAGTATTGGCGACAGGTTTAGCTTTTGGGATTTTTACTGAACCATTTTTATTAACTGGTGGAGGTCCAAATTTATCAACGACTACTTGGCAATTAGAAATATACAATGCTTCATTTACTCGATTTGATTCTGGTTATGGTGCTGCTATGGCAATAGCCAGTGCCGTCCAAGTATTTATTACTTTGCGTATAATAAATTATTTCACTGATAGATTAAATAAGCGATTTGGATATTAG
- a CDS encoding ABC transporter substrate-binding protein encodes MIKNSWLKLINILVILVTVSGAFLGLGFESVVVAQEEIQVDFWSAPQAVQYDLWTARANAFNETNTEIDGKVIRVKVQQMPETPSSEAGIQNALATGTAPAVSENINRGFASILANSGVVYDISNEDWFNEVIEARQMEEAMENWAIDGSHYVLPVYVNPMAWQWNVKGLEALGFDSAPTTVEEFQNVMTAFGENREALSDIGITHSFYRPSLSRPDQYWDRWFDFQMIYNGLSQAKPIIEENQLVMDRQDAIDALQLIGMFGNSVQLGELASVWVEDTPSVLVTINAPWEINLYEEYGKVYGEDYVYGPAIVRAEGDLPYNYADSKGLTFYKSSNISEEQHLGAVEFVKWVFNAENSAQSDLEWLEATAMLPVRGDLNDNEVFSDMLAQYPALSALAEWVPYSIPGLATANDPDIWTAFTEVATAPYLNEMSNYEPGDAPDASTYIDAAIEAMRQAGELE; translated from the coding sequence ATGATAAAAAATAGTTGGTTAAAATTAATTAATATTTTAGTTATTTTAGTGACAGTTAGTGGTGCGTTTCTAGGACTTGGTTTTGAAAGCGTTGTCGTTGCGCAAGAAGAAATCCAAGTAGATTTCTGGTCTGCACCACAAGCTGTACAATATGATTTATGGACTGCTAGAGCCAATGCTTTTAACGAAACAAATACAGAAATTGATGGGAAAGTAATTAGAGTAAAAGTTCAACAAATGCCAGAAACACCTTCATCTGAAGCGGGTATTCAAAATGCCTTAGCAACCGGGACGGCTCCAGCTGTATCAGAAAATATAAATAGAGGTTTTGCTTCTATTTTAGCTAATTCTGGTGTCGTTTATGATATTTCAAATGAAGATTGGTTTAATGAAGTTATTGAAGCTAGACAAATGGAAGAAGCTATGGAAAACTGGGCAATCGATGGCTCACACTATGTATTACCAGTTTATGTAAATCCAATGGCGTGGCAATGGAATGTTAAAGGTTTAGAAGCACTTGGGTTTGATTCTGCACCTACAACTGTTGAAGAATTTCAAAATGTAATGACTGCTTTTGGTGAAAACCGTGAGGCTTTATCAGATATCGGAATTACTCATTCATTCTATAGACCATCATTATCAAGACCAGATCAATATTGGGATCGTTGGTTTGACTTCCAAATGATATACAATGGATTGTCTCAAGCAAAACCAATCATTGAAGAAAATCAATTAGTAATGGATAGACAAGATGCCATCGATGCTTTACAGCTTATTGGTATGTTCGGTAATTCTGTACAACTTGGAGAATTAGCTAGTGTTTGGGTAGAAGATACTCCTTCAGTATTAGTTACAATTAATGCACCATGGGAAATTAATCTATATGAAGAATATGGAAAAGTTTATGGTGAAGATTATGTTTATGGACCAGCAATTGTAAGAGCAGAAGGTGATCTGCCTTATAATTATGCAGACTCTAAAGGATTAACTTTTTATAAATCAAGTAATATTAGTGAAGAACAACATTTAGGTGCAGTTGAATTTGTTAAATGGGTATTCAATGCTGAAAATTCAGCACAATCAGATTTAGAATGGTTAGAGGCAACAGCAATGTTACCCGTACGTGGGGACTTAAATGACAATGAAGTATTCAGTGATATGTTAGCTCAATATCCTGCATTATCAGCTTTAGCTGAATGGGTTCCTTACTCAATTCCAGGTCTAGCTACAGCTAATGATCCAGATATTTGGACTGCATTTACAGAAGTAGCTACTGCTCCATATTTAAATGAAATGAGTAATTATGAACCAGGTGACGCACCAGATGCTTCAACTTACATTGATGCTGCTATCGAAGCGATGAGACAAGCAGGCGAATTGGAATAG
- a CDS encoding phospho-sugar mutase — protein MNWKARLHQWQVSENVPSYLKTQIESLNDDELFDSFYRYLEFGTGGMRGGIGPGTNRINIVMIRRVTVALAMYVIENKGEDAGVVISYDNRYYSKEFAHETGRVLASFGIKVYLSDFIRPTPIVSFSIRKYKAFAGVMITASHNPAQYNGYKIYNTSGGQITLDTANKISSYLAKIHDETDIHISDSSISSNLIHTFGEDIDRSYLLALKEVTVNRELIANNNGIVQIVYTPLHGSGLNLVSKGLQEVGFKQLFIVKEQADYDSGFSTVQTPNPEERGVFDKAIEIGNAVEADLLIGTDPDTDRLGVAIRDNHDNNAYRLLSGNEIGSLMLYYLANNKHVPNSYVLKTIVTTDLTYKIANDFDLNVIDTLTGFKFIGEKINELEQKNKSFLFGFEESFGYLVKPFVRDKDAIQAAILMAEIVLFYKLNNQSVIDVLYEIGEKYGFYKESLRTMSYKGSEAIQQLADEMNYLRHNYPKKIGELGVSRIQDYLLGTEYEVASGKVMSLKLPKSNVIKIFLEDDSWVCIRPSGTEPKSKIYFSANDPHESNAIQKLNNIEMKFLSYFNGINEKVKSMN, from the coding sequence ATGAATTGGAAGGCTAGGTTGCATCAATGGCAAGTCAGTGAAAATGTACCAAGCTATCTTAAAACGCAAATAGAAAGTTTAAATGATGATGAATTGTTTGATAGTTTTTATAGATATCTTGAGTTTGGAACAGGTGGGATGAGAGGAGGAATTGGCCCGGGAACAAATAGAATTAACATTGTTATGATTCGACGTGTAACGGTAGCGTTAGCTATGTATGTCATTGAAAATAAAGGTGAAGATGCTGGAGTTGTGATTTCATACGACAATCGATATTACTCAAAAGAATTTGCTCATGAAACCGGCAGAGTCCTTGCTTCATTTGGCATTAAAGTTTATTTATCTGATTTTATTCGACCAACCCCAATTGTTTCTTTCTCAATAAGAAAATACAAAGCTTTTGCTGGGGTAATGATAACAGCTAGTCACAATCCAGCCCAATACAATGGGTATAAAATATATAACACAAGTGGAGGCCAAATAACTTTAGATACGGCAAACAAAATCAGTTCATACTTAGCTAAAATACATGATGAAACAGATATTCATATTTCGGATTCATCTATAAGTTCTAATTTAATACATACTTTTGGCGAAGACATAGATAGAAGTTATTTATTAGCATTAAAAGAAGTAACTGTGAACAGAGAATTAATTGCAAATAATAATGGCATAGTTCAAATAGTATATACACCATTACATGGTTCTGGTTTAAATTTAGTCTCTAAAGGACTACAAGAAGTTGGTTTTAAACAATTATTTATCGTCAAAGAGCAGGCGGACTATGATAGTGGATTTTCGACGGTTCAAACGCCTAATCCTGAAGAAAGAGGTGTTTTTGATAAGGCCATTGAAATTGGTAATGCAGTAGAAGCGGATTTGTTGATAGGGACCGATCCAGATACTGACCGGTTAGGGGTTGCTATTCGAGATAATCATGATAATAACGCATATCGATTGTTATCCGGTAATGAAATTGGAAGTTTAATGTTGTACTACTTAGCAAATAATAAACATGTACCTAATTCTTATGTTTTAAAAACAATTGTTACCACAGATTTAACGTATAAAATTGCAAATGATTTTGATTTAAATGTCATTGATACATTAACTGGATTTAAATTTATTGGTGAAAAAATTAATGAATTAGAGCAAAAAAATAAGTCATTTCTATTTGGTTTTGAAGAAAGTTTTGGTTATTTAGTTAAACCATTTGTACGTGATAAAGATGCCATACAAGCAGCAATACTAATGGCAGAAATAGTACTTTTTTACAAACTGAATAATCAATCAGTTATTGATGTATTGTATGAAATTGGTGAAAAATATGGATTTTATAAAGAATCACTTAGAACAATGTCTTATAAAGGCTCTGAAGCTATACAGCAATTAGCTGATGAAATGAATTATTTACGCCATAATTATCCCAAAAAAATTGGTGAGTTAGGTGTTTCGAGAATTCAGGATTATTTACTTGGTACTGAATATGAAGTTGCTAGTGGAAAAGTTATGTCGCTAAAATTACCAAAATCAAATGTAATAAAAATATTTCTTGAAGATGACTCATGGGTTTGTATAAGACCTTCTGGAACAGAACCTAAAAGTAAAATATATTTTTCAGCAAATGATCCACATGAAAGTAATGCCATACAAAAATTAAATAATATAGAAATGAAGTTTCTTAGTTATTTTAATGGTATTAATGAAAAAGTTAAGTCAATGAATTAA
- a CDS encoding BtaManbiosPhlase — protein sequence MQIKRFDKNPILTPADVTPYHAGFEVIGVFNAGVAKYKNQTLLLLRVAERPISQVENKVYAPIFNVTENKVEKIEYDLDDAKYIFDDPRTIRQNDKTNKISHLTSLSYIRIARSTNDVDFEVDDDPFLYPYDQYTTYGIEDARCTQIGEDYVVTYTSVSELGIGVSAIKTANFEDYVHLGNIFAPENKDILIFPEKVNNRYYALHRPSSSSLGGLNIWLASSPDLISWGNHKYLFGTREGSWESQRIGGGLPPIKTKLGWLVIYHGANENSRYCMGAALLDKNDPSIILARLNHPILEPEMEYEQKGFFGDVVFGCGSVLDGDDLIVYYGASDTTMAGCVLSISEILKRLEEEL from the coding sequence ATGCAGATTAAAAGATTTGATAAGAATCCCATACTAACCCCAGCAGATGTAACACCTTATCATGCTGGATTTGAAGTAATTGGCGTTTTTAATGCTGGTGTTGCTAAATATAAGAATCAGACTTTATTGTTATTAAGAGTAGCTGAAAGACCTATAAGTCAAGTGGAAAATAAAGTTTATGCACCAATTTTTAACGTTACAGAAAATAAAGTAGAAAAAATTGAATATGATTTAGATGATGCAAAATATATTTTTGATGATCCAAGAACAATTCGTCAAAATGATAAAACGAATAAAATTTCCCATCTTACTTCATTATCATATATTCGGATTGCTAGAAGTACAAATGACGTTGATTTTGAAGTGGACGATGACCCTTTCTTATATCCTTATGATCAATATACAACTTATGGTATTGAGGATGCTCGTTGTACACAGATTGGTGAAGATTATGTTGTGACTTATACATCAGTTTCTGAACTAGGAATTGGAGTTAGTGCTATTAAGACTGCAAACTTTGAAGATTATGTACATCTTGGTAATATTTTTGCTCCTGAAAACAAAGATATTTTAATTTTTCCTGAGAAAGTTAATAATAGGTATTATGCCTTACACCGTCCAAGTTCAAGTAGTCTAGGTGGATTAAATATATGGTTAGCATCATCACCTGATTTAATTTCTTGGGGTAATCACAAATATTTATTTGGTACTAGGGAAGGCTCTTGGGAATCTCAAAGAATAGGCGGTGGGTTACCACCTATAAAAACCAAATTAGGTTGGTTAGTCATTTATCATGGAGCCAATGAAAATTCTAGGTACTGCATGGGGGCAGCTCTGCTAGATAAAAATGATCCAAGTATTATTTTAGCAAGGTTGAATCACCCAATACTTGAGCCGGAAATGGAATATGAACAAAAAGGATTTTTTGGTGATGTTGTATTTGGTTGTGGTTCAGTTTTAGATGGTGATGATTTAATAGTTTACTATGGTGCTTCTGATACGACTATGGCTGGATGTGTTTTGTCGATTAGTGAAATTTTAAAACGGTTAGAGGAAGAGTTGTAG
- a CDS encoding DUF1861 family protein, producing the protein MDLEMLLVEYRKGEQAKNPEKIPFEVVENKDIYNITAPFKINDKCYIFGRVENRESEFSQVILYVKNNDKYCMVEGFTPLEMQDPFVTFINDEIILGGVVINESKENPKLLEWRTDLFRGKDLWNLEKFFQGPKGMKDIRLKQLEDNRILVLTRPQGIKGGRGKIGAVIINDLDELTIELIEAAPLLGNQFKGDTWGGANEIHLLDSSSVGIIGHIATFDETGYRHYFAMAFILDLSTFDVSNEKIIAERNNFLDGPSKRPDLVDVVFSGGLVLSNTTAELYCGISDADAQKITIKNPFMKEDKNAD; encoded by the coding sequence GTGGATTTAGAAATGTTATTAGTTGAATATAGAAAAGGAGAACAAGCAAAAAATCCAGAAAAAATTCCTTTTGAAGTCGTTGAAAACAAAGATATATATAACATTACTGCTCCATTTAAAATAAATGACAAGTGTTATATTTTTGGAAGAGTAGAGAATAGAGAAAGTGAATTTTCGCAAGTTATTTTATATGTGAAAAACAATGATAAATATTGTATGGTCGAAGGTTTCACACCGTTAGAAATGCAAGATCCTTTTGTAACTTTCATAAATGATGAAATTATTTTAGGTGGGGTAGTTATCAATGAATCAAAAGAGAATCCTAAACTATTAGAGTGGAGAACAGATCTTTTTAGAGGAAAGGATTTATGGAATTTGGAAAAATTTTTTCAAGGTCCAAAAGGAATGAAAGACATACGATTAAAGCAATTAGAAGATAATCGAATTCTTGTTTTAACAAGACCTCAAGGTATTAAAGGTGGAAGAGGGAAAATTGGTGCAGTTATTATTAATGATTTAGATGAATTAACTATCGAATTGATTGAAGCAGCTCCTTTACTTGGGAATCAATTTAAAGGTGATACATGGGGTGGTGCGAATGAAATTCATCTCCTTGATAGTTCTTCAGTAGGAATTATAGGTCATATTGCTACTTTTGATGAAACAGGCTATCGTCATTATTTTGCAATGGCATTTATTTTAGATTTAAGTACTTTTGACGTATCCAATGAAAAAATAATTGCTGAAAGGAATAACTTTTTAGATGGTCCAAGTAAAAGACCTGATTTAGTTGATGTTGTTTTTAGTGGTGGGTTAGTTTTGTCTAATACAACAGCTGAATTATACTGCGGTATTAGTGATGCAGATGCACAAAAAATTACTATTAAAAATCCATTTATGAAAGAGGATAAAAATGCAGATTAA
- a CDS encoding DeoR/GlpR family DNA-binding transcription regulator, translating into MLPFERQNKIIEQLENGIVFITDLAKSLDVSEITIRRDLKALESEGKLVLLHGGAAKKIDTSRETAISQRQGLYPTEKEKIGKIAANVVEDGDVIFIDSGTTNVTMIKHLANKDISIVTNGFKTIEEALKYDIPITSIGGELKKETMAFVGAITSRVLNMYTFDKCFLGANGIDKEFGFSNADPNESLIKEQVIKRTQKAYILADHSKFNARSVFKFSDLDNATVITDQVPEDFKDITNVIVEE; encoded by the coding sequence ATGTTACCTTTTGAACGACAAAATAAAATCATCGAACAGCTAGAAAATGGGATTGTATTTATCACTGACTTAGCAAAGAGTTTAGATGTTTCAGAAATAACTATTAGAAGAGATTTAAAAGCACTTGAGAGTGAAGGAAAATTAGTACTATTACATGGTGGGGCGGCAAAAAAGATAGATACATCTAGGGAAACTGCGATTAGTCAAAGGCAAGGGTTGTATCCAACTGAAAAAGAAAAGATAGGTAAAATCGCTGCAAATGTTGTAGAAGATGGTGATGTGATATTTATTGATTCTGGAACTACTAATGTAACTATGATTAAACACTTAGCGAATAAAGATATTTCAATCGTAACCAATGGATTTAAAACAATCGAAGAGGCCTTGAAATATGATATACCAATCACTTCCATTGGGGGCGAATTAAAGAAAGAAACCATGGCTTTTGTTGGGGCTATTACTAGTAGAGTCTTAAATATGTATACTTTTGATAAATGTTTTTTAGGCGCTAATGGTATAGATAAAGAATTTGGTTTCTCTAATGCTGACCCCAACGAATCCTTAATTAAAGAACAGGTTATCAAGAGAACTCAAAAAGCTTATATTTTAGCAGATCATTCAAAATTTAATGCTCGTTCGGTTTTTAAATTCTCTGATTTAGACAATGCAACAGTCATAACGGACCAAGTTCCTGAAGACTTTAAAGACATCACCAATGTAATAGTTGAAGAATAA
- a CDS encoding DNA-processing protein DprA: MDYSKLAEEIYFAKDAADYLGISTQRLNMLVKEEKISPFKKSPSGTLFHISELKKRQEELSIFDEYKRNHDETGRFEIDTSIKQESLNFATLLNALNVTEKKLNPLVDAFSERYDITEPITNLVEEYSHFFNLNAEKLISEYRQAKDAFSKLKYNDEILKRGSKDYPILLSEVEQAPRFLYVRGKKALLDEIRTVSLVGSRNASPRAKESTYKLAKKLGANGITVISGLAKGIDVSAHLGALENGFNTIAVIGTNLNQYYPSENKDVQIEIENKGLVVSQFSPANQTQRWFFPLRNGVMSGLSLATIIMEAGETSGALKQADFALKQNRKILIAKNVMENKKIKWPEKYVEKGAVVVESPRDVLRELATVEVLNIKSKKDSDYQYKIRQVDVDLSTVKDPEKCID; this comes from the coding sequence ATGGACTATTCAAAATTAGCTGAAGAAATTTATTTTGCAAAAGATGCTGCTGATTATCTTGGAATATCTACACAACGCTTAAATATGTTAGTTAAAGAAGAAAAAATATCACCTTTCAAAAAGTCGCCGTCAGGTACCTTATTTCATATATCTGAATTGAAAAAAAGACAAGAAGAACTTTCAATTTTTGATGAATACAAACGGAATCATGATGAAACTGGAAGGTTTGAAATTGACACAAGCATTAAACAAGAGTCCTTAAATTTTGCGACATTATTAAATGCGCTTAATGTTACTGAAAAGAAATTGAATCCATTAGTGGATGCGTTCAGTGAAAGATACGATATAACTGAACCGATAACTAACTTAGTTGAAGAATACAGTCATTTTTTTAATCTTAATGCTGAAAAATTAATTAGTGAATATAGACAAGCAAAAGATGCATTCTCTAAACTCAAATATAATGATGAGATATTAAAACGTGGATCTAAAGATTATCCAATTTTATTAAGTGAAGTAGAACAAGCACCGAGGTTTTTGTATGTAAGAGGGAAAAAAGCTTTACTAGATGAAATAAGAACAGTTTCTTTAGTGGGGTCAAGAAATGCATCACCAAGGGCTAAAGAAAGTACTTATAAATTAGCTAAAAAATTAGGAGCAAATGGAATTACCGTAATTTCTGGATTAGCTAAAGGTATTGATGTGTCTGCACATTTAGGTGCCCTAGAGAATGGCTTTAATACAATAGCGGTGATAGGTACAAATTTAAATCAATATTACCCTTCCGAAAATAAAGATGTTCAAATTGAGATTGAAAATAAAGGTCTAGTTGTGAGTCAATTTTCACCTGCTAACCAAACCCAACGTTGGTTTTTTCCATTACGAAATGGGGTCATGAGTGGCTTATCTTTAGCGACCATAATAATGGAGGCTGGTGAAACGTCAGGTGCATTAAAGCAGGCCGATTTTGCTTTAAAACAAAATAGGAAAATATTGATTGCAAAGAATGTTATGGAGAATAAGAAAATAAAATGGCCAGAGAAGTATGTTGAAAAAGGTGCTGTTGTTGTTGAGAGTCCAAGGGACGTACTAAGAGAATTGGCAACTGTTGAAGTATTAAATATAAAATCTAAAAAAGATTCCGACTATCAGTATAAGATTAGACAAGTAGATGTTGATTTGTCCACAGTAAAGGATCCGGAGAAATGTATCGATTAG